CGTCTAAGACCAAAAGTAGTCCAGACCAAAAGTAATGATGCCAGGGAGATGCACGAAGGTAAGGTTGTTACGTCTGCTACTTCTTTTCGGAGTGTATCCTGCTGCTCCTATGGATGTACCTTCCCCTATGGATGTGTCAAGCACATGTTTCTATGTAGCAGTTAAGCAGGCAGTGATGTTGTTTTTGATCCAGCGACTATGGAGCTCTTCAATTACTTACTTAGCTTAGGAACCCCACACGGTCCCCCTTAAAGAGACAGCACttcatttaaaatgtatgaAACTCATTAACTTTGCAGAATGGATTAATTGCTATACATTAAACTATATATTACACTCCTTCACGGCAGGGCTCTAGCAATGTCACACAATATTTTAGATTTTACAACTTTGTATTGTACATTTTGTAATATGCACATTACAGTGATCGCCTCTCCTTGTATTTGTGTTGTTCAGAAGGGCGGATGGCTGAGAGTGATGATTTGATATTTCAAAGCATGGGTTTCTGCATCCACCGTAGACCCAGCTCGGTCCCCCTGGCTGGAGTCGGGGTCTTCATCACCAAAGGATGGGTTCCCAAGGGGACGGTCGTGGCCATGTATCCAGGTGAATGGCATTGCCTTACACTTAGGCCTGATCCCATTCAGTAGTAGTTATATCAATAGTAGTTTCATTGAGGggtaggggtaagggtaagggctTGGGCCAAGGGGTttaatgggattgggccttaacaAATCATTGATCACATTCACACCATTAGTTTGTCCCGTCTGTGACTTCTCTGACCACTCCCTCAACAGGCACGGTCTATGAGGCTTACGAGCCCATTTTCTTCCAGTCGCTCAGAAACCCTTTTGTGTTTCGATGCATCGACGGCGTTCTGGTGGATGGTAACGATAAGGGGATTTCAAAACTGGTGTACAAGTAAGTAAGATTCCTTGATTCAACAATGTTTACTTCATTTCCTTAAAATATGATGTTCCCTGAACTGAATTGCATCGTTGTGTGAATGATGTGTAGTGTCTCTGTTTTTTATATACTGTTTTGGTTCGTTCTGTAGGTCATGCAGCAGAAGAGACATGCTGGGCCCGTACAGGTTAAGTGATTTCAGTTGGCTGACCAATCCAAAGAACCCACTGGCTATTGGCCAATACGTCAACAATTGCAATGGTACGTCGAGGTTCACACTGTTGTTCTGAATTGGATGGAACGAATCTTGATGATGCTACTTCTACTTGGGGTTAGGTACTCATGTCACCTACccagaaatacaaacacacaagcgcatGTTTGGTGTTTACACAAGATAGATATAAGCGTAGTTAGTATTTTGTGTCTCAATATGAGATAACAATCTTGGGTCTCACAAGGAAACAATCTCAAAGAGGCAGAAAGATAATGTGTGCACAGTCATATAGCTGGttattttatcaaaaaaacTCTAAAGTCTTCACACATTTCTCTTTAGATAATATAATTAATGGAATGTTCTCTTTGCACCACTGCAGACTCTCCTGCGAATGTCTGCTACCAGGAGTATGATGTCCCTAGAGTGTTTCCTCTTGAACTTCATCAGTATCTTCCAAATGTGAAGTACAGTCATGAAACACAGAGGTGAGATTTAAATTCAATATCCAAAAACTATTTGAAAGAAATTCGTATTCTATTGATATTTTCTCCTCTGCACCTTACAAAAAAGCCAAAAAAATTAATTGGGGTCATTTTACATAATTATCgaataacactgttgttgactAGATACTTATGGAGTTTAATATATGTGAGAATGGCATACTGAATGGTTACGATTTTGTGATTTTGTGTTTCCAGGCCTATAAGATGCATCGTCCTTGTATCTCTTAGAGATATCAGTCCTGGTGAAGAGCTCTTCTCTAACTATTACACCATCGTGGAATCGTAGTCAAACTGATTCACTTGGACATAAGTTCAACTACCTGTATttataataaacaaatacaattactGCCCACAAGAGGGCAGCACCTCAAGTCCTCCTTTGCACTTTAGGCCTTTGTCCAGGAATGACGGGAGGAACAATGCTCGATGCTGACTATCTAAATttgcttttatatatattttcgtATTTCTGAATATATTTTGGGTATGTAATGACAgcagaaataaaacaaaagtaatACATTTGTTATTTGTATGGTTGTGTTCCaagacaaaaaacacattgacacacttATTAACTGAAAAGAATGACAGGCAACAATTTACAAAGATACTTAATATATTTAAGGTTATTTAATCAGAGAGAAACATACATTTTCATCaagttaaaacaaacaaaacttaATTTAAACCAGTCGTTTGTGGACTTTTTCTAAATCTTCATCTCCAGAGACGGCTCTCCTGGTTCCAACACTAAACACATAGTATGACAACATGTCAAAATATTCAACAAGCAACATCTTCTGTTTCATCATCTTCCTTCAAAGTCATCCTAATTAATTATCTGTGGTTTAAATAGTCATTCCAAGTAGGCCTGCTAAAGACGGAGTCATGtgtaaaatgtacatttcaATGGGAAGCGTAAGGTCTGGTAGCGCGTGGCATGAACCCAGCCAGGGTTAGGGCTTTGATTCCCACTGGGACCACCCATACTAAGAATTTCTCCActcaatattattatataaatgcGTCCACCAAGTGGTATTATGACATTTACAATGTTTTTTCTAACATGTTCTGCTAACACAGTGATGTGGTACAGTTCATACTCACTGAACCCTTTCCTGTTGACCCTTTCAGATATTTCCTCGTACAGTgtgaatatatattatttttaggTAAAAGTTTATAAGTCTT
The nucleotide sequence above comes from Gadus chalcogrammus isolate NIFS_2021 chromosome 4, NIFS_Gcha_1.0, whole genome shotgun sequence. Encoded proteins:
- the setd9 gene encoding SET domain-containing protein 9 gives rise to the protein MCYYLLCPIESNVMIRAALTTFQNKWRNYRHRFVPWIALNLRRNEGSLRHVTKSIQDKPIHDEVVSETLLKLFGALLERDGADGKQSLKETRLRPKVVQTKSNDAREMHEEGRMAESDDLIFQSMGFCIHRRPSSVPLAGVGVFITKGWVPKGTVVAMYPGTVYEAYEPIFFQSLRNPFVFRCIDGVLVDGNDKGISKLVYKSCSRRDMLGPYRLSDFSWLTNPKNPLAIGQYVNNCNDSPANVCYQEYDVPRVFPLELHQYLPNVKYSHETQRPIRCIVLVSLRDISPGEELFSNYYTIVES